Within the Musa acuminata AAA Group cultivar baxijiao chromosome BXJ2-9, Cavendish_Baxijiao_AAA, whole genome shotgun sequence genome, the region GTTCGAATTACTTTTGGGGCAAATGCAAGTGGATTGCGAGATTCTATTTGCTTCCGAGTAGCCAGGACAGTGTCCTCATGAATGGGTTTGTTAAAACATCCTTGGCATGAACAAGGCTCGGAACAGTAAACTCCAGCAGCAAAACACTCACAATAACTACATAAGATGTTGACATGTCAATACCAAAACTTAAAAAGACATACTAAAACTGACAAATTTAAAACTAGATTAATTGCTTGTTCTTAAATTAATTACTTAAATAAACAAAGAAGGCATATCAAATACAATATCTTTCTTATATCTATCACTAAAGTTCTTATAAGAGCATCAGATGAAGTGAAAAGAGCCTCACAGTTTCAGGCATTTTGACTTCTTACAGTTGCAACGCTTGCATCCTTCACTTTCACCTCCATTTTCTGACTTGCATCTAGATCATGAGGTTCCTTTGTTATTGATATAACGAAGAACAAAACACGACCATGCATAGGAACATATGCAACATACCTTTTCTTCTTTGGACTACCTTGACTTAACTCCTCACAATtgccaagtgaaatatcctttgcAGCAGCATCATATGTAACCTGAAGGTCTTCAATTTCACCACTGGTCAAAAGATCAGCTTCAATGGCCAAGGACTTCTGTGGACTGTTCCTCCCAGTTGTTGCTGATGCAAAGGGATCAATGGGGCATGGCATAGTGATTAGTTGTTTTCCGGGAGCCAGTGTCTCATTCTTGACCATTCTATCCATTGATGTTGTAGCAAGAGCATTCAGATGTAACCCAATACCAGGAAAAGCACACAGTGATGGACTAATGGCAGGCTTCAAGTTGGCATCAAAAATATTCCTGCTTTTGGATGGTAAAGTAGTTGACTGGTTGTGGCTTGAGTCACCATATATGTTCCTTTGAGAAATACCAGCTACTTCAAAGACCAAACAGCGTCTGTGAATGCCATGTTGTTTGTGGTCATCAACCTAATAAGAGAACTGGCATAAATTACCTCTAAATTGTCCAAaacatatttcatgtattcaaagTAATGCCAACAGGATCAATGTGACATGATGAACGCATATCAATCAAATCTACACAGTGTATTGTTGGAATGGGCAGGTTTATGTCATAATTTGACATGCAACATTCAGCTATAGACCTAAACTCCTTATGGGTGAATAATGCCCTCAGCTGTCCACTCCACCCCTTTGTATACCTTCTCCTCTGTAAAAAAGTGTGACATGCGCTTAGAGGCAACACAATTATTTTCTTGCAGAAATGACAAAACGTCCATTTTAAATCTCCTCAGACACAAAAGTATAGCAGGTTAATTGACCAGACTACCTAAGCTTCTGACAGAAGGCTTTTACAGTTTCAGGCATGAACATATAAAACAAATCGAGTATAACTATTCCTAAGGCACATTAAAAATGTTTTGTGAATGGACTAGGGGGTAATTTGATAGATTTATGAAAAAAGGGTAAACCCAACATTAATGGAAGATCAAGCACACAGAAAACATCAATAACAGCACATTCCATAAAGTCCCAGTTATAACACAGTTAGTGTAACTCAAGGCATAGTTTTTTCTATGATCTAAAGCCTGATCACCCATATCTCAAGAGAGTAACCTTACTATTATACCAAAACCCACACTCAAAATGATAGATATATCAACTTAAAAGAATTCACACAATGTAGGTAGAAATCAACAGTAGTTAAGGTACTCAAGGATATTGTAGTCGGAACCTCCATAGAGGAAGAAAGTGGATGGAGCTTAATGGAGTCCTAAACTTCATGAAAAAATATGGGACAAAATGCCCCTGCTCAACAGATCAATAAGCTAAAAAATAAGTGTCAAGATTGAGCAAATAAAATGGGATATAGAGAAACAAGAGCAGAATAAACAAACAAGAAATCACTTTTTGGAAGACAAATTACCATGTTGCCAGTAGGACGCCATCACAAGCTACATAATCAATTTTCTAATTTAATAACTCAACATTACCTGATTTTGGTGAGTTACTGAGAGCATTTTTTTGCCATGTTCTGTTTCAGGTTTCTTCTTCCTAGAATCTTCACTACATTTCAATTGAAGATCTTGGGTGATATCTTGGACACAAGGACCATGAGGGATATCAGGTTGTGTTTTCTGTAGTTGATCAACATTCTCTGTGTAATTTGACAATAAAGAAACAAAAGAAGTCACATCATTGCCTATGACTTCCTCACCTCCTCGTTCATGAACCActggttccatgaatgaatcaAAAATCAACATATCTTCAGCATCATCAAAGATCAAATTTTCCTGAACCCCTTCCACTTCATCTTTGTTCAGCTCAAGTGGATGATTTTCCTGAACTCCAGCCTCCATGGTAAACAAAATTTTTCGTCTGTCTATATCATTTTGAACAAAAGGAACAAGTTCTGCTGGTGCATGACCTAAGTCTAACTCAAATTTCATTTTGGTGTTATGATCTGGACTACCAGAATCATACTGCGATGACTGAGGAAGAGTACTTGGAAGGATTGGACAGTGCTCAGGAGGATCGATGGCAGCCTCATTGAATGAACATGTTATATTGCAATTATCCTGTGTGGTGGCAGTAAATCTCGATGGCCTAACAACATCAGAAACCTCTGAGCATAGGCTACTTTCACCAACATTTTCCAAAAATTCCTCACGTCTGGATAAATCTGTGGAAGGAGGCCTGGTAACAGAAGAAAATAATCATCGTCAAATTTGGATCAATTGGAACATACACTAATCTGACCTTAAGATATGAAAAATGTGATTGATAATTACCCTGTCAAGTTCCTGGTAACTCTTGGAGGATTGGCATGTGGTGAACTAAATATAGatgaaagagaagcaaaattCAATGACTGATATGTATGCGGAATATGTGCTGAATCGGTTGATTTAACAGGTCGGATAGGAGATAAATTATTGATGAAGTTGAAGACGGGTGAATCCTGCAATGCAGAAAGAACTTATCAAGCATATAACGCGCATAACCCAAGAATGTCATAAATCATTTAGAAAATGCAGCGAGGACAACAATGGTACTCCATAACCGAATTACATAATACACTTTCTACCAAGATAAAGGAAGACCATAGGATAAACACAGAAGAGACTCCAAAGTTGAAGGCCAATGGTATAAATAAACTTTACCAGCATATGTTACTACCTAAATCCAAGGACTAAGATAATGGTCATGCAAGGAAGCATGCAAGCAACAAGACAGCACAACCATGGCTGCAAATAAAACCCATTCATCTATCTATAGAGCAAACATGGGCATTACTATTGTAAGCACACATCTGCCGGATGCATACCATCCACTTACCTACAAGCACACTCATGTCATACAGCATTTGAGCTAGCAACAAAGTTATACAGGTTGATTCTACAAAATCAGAGCCTAACAAGGATTTAGGCTGGCACACAGTCAAAGAAACTCGAGCATTAAAATGTTTGCTTTTGAAAACAAAGCAGGGAACAGCATTAGTTGTGTGGATGTAAGAATTCAGTAAGATAGTGGTAATCATTCATCACTTACACGGTGAAAACCTCAAGAAAATATTTTAGAGTGCGATGTGTGCACAAACAAAAAGACTACTAAAGAATCAAGTCAGTTTTGAAAAATGCAACTATTTGTTTGACGATATCCAGAAAGAAGTGAAAATCTTGCCATTTTCACCAAAAAGATTAAACCACCAAATcacatgcaattttttttttcttcttcagcTAGACAAAGACCAGAAGGACATATGACAAAATAAAGCAGTTATGAGACGAGAATTCATAGGAAAAGTGAtgcataaaaaggaaaaagaagaagcatCAAATCTTATCTATATGACTGTAACCGCAACAAACCGAACACCCCAAAAGCTTGTCAAAAGAGGAAACAATAAGACAACCTCTAAATAGCACTTCAGTCAAAAACATCGCCACCAAGAAAATTCTAGCAGAAGCAAACAATTCAAGGACTTTCTTCAAGAaagtacacaaaaaaaaaaatgtagagaCAAATGAGCATAAAATTGCCAATCTCAAGGATTCTCAACGAAACAGACCGATATCTATCTTATCTATCTATGGCTATATAAATCAAACATCTATGACTAAAATAGAAACAATTTGCAAATGAAGTGAactaaaatagaaaaagaaataaagaaagaacACAAAGTGATAATAACGCACAACACGATAGAAAGGTTAGGTCTGTTCATGCATCAAAGACACTCAGAAAAAATCATCCTCCAAGACACAATTAAACACTGCAGATGACATCCGAGCGGCATCTCAGTCGAAATGTCACCAcataaaatgaagtcccaaaaagAATTGTGATAAATTAACCCATTAAAAGTGCCTGTTTCTTTCAAGAAAAGAGAACGAAAACGAAGAAACCACATCAAAAAAAGAATACAGAAGGATAAAAATGTCCCGACAATTCTACATCAAGAATTCAAGAACCCAAAGCAAACTTAGCCGACCGAACCTCCATTCTTGCATCGAAGACAGTCAACTCGAACCCAATTCAGCCAAAATGTCACTGAGCGAGCATGTTGTAGCATAAAGTACCCATTTTGAGCGCTTATTTGTAAAGAAGGCACATGAAAACGAAGAATCCACCGACCAGTGACTCAACCCGTGCGGTGAAATCTCAGAAAGAATATAAAAGAAGACCAAAGATCCAATTTTTTTCCAATACAAAAGACAGAGACACTCGACCCAATCCTCCACAACACATTAGAACACCCAAAAACAGGCCGAACAAGGTCACGTCTTGACGCCAATCACCTCAAACTTGGAGAGCGACGCGCCGCCGGTCTTGCCTCGCTGGGGCGTCTCCATCTCTCTTGGGCGCCCTCCGGGAGCTCACCCGCATCTCCCTCCCCTTCCTCCCCGTCCCTTCCTCCACTTTGCTTTCTCCTTCCTCTCAGTCTCGGAGCTGCAAGATTTGAAGGAGGAGTTTGGTGGCAAAGGCGGGAATGCGATTATTTTtggctcctcctcctcatcctcgatGCATTCTAATCtaatccactctctctctctctctctctctctctctcgtccaaATCGGCCGTCCCCACCACAGCTCGCACCCTTTCGCCATTTCTCCTCGACAAAAGTAGGGCAAAACACATTGATTACCAGCTTCCACGTCGCGGTTACGAGGCGGTAAGAATAAGGACGACTCGAGGACAGAAAAGTAAAATGGCGATCCGACGATCCCTCACCAGATCCTGCGGTATTCTCaccagaattatatatatatatatatatatatataaaggaaagcTATTGATGTTGTAAGTAAAtgatataattaatattagtaaAAGACATGTGGTTTTACTATAAATCTTACTTAAGTAAGATTATTGATTCACATAGGACTCAAGAACAATATAAAATTCAGATTATTTTTATACACTATATTTTATATTTCCTgttatttatattttcttaacatatatatcATACTATCCTAAAAACTTGTGTTAGAGTAGAGCCATTTAAATTCTAATTATTGTAATCATcctttaaaattaattatactgtgATATGGTTAGGAACACTAAAGGTAAGTGTTTATTAGTGGTTGTACAAAATATCTACCTATTTATATGTCATGATTAATGGTTGTAAGTGTTTTCTTTAGATAGATAAACATTTATTAGGGGTTAATTGCTATTTCAAACTTTTGTTTTTTAGTtcatataaataaaagaaaatgcatcTAAATTTGCATTCATGCAAATCATTCAATTATGTCTATTTACTTTTTGAGGTGCATGCATAGATTTCATTCATCTTTATATTATTATCAAAGAGAATGCACCTCTTCTTGTCATATATTCataaatacataaaaatataataaattattttataacattttttataaaaaatattcccACCAAAATTGTGTGTGATTGTGGTCAAATCAGCAATAAAACGTAATTTGATGTACAGATGGCAGACAGCTACAAGAAATTAGGATTAAGTCAATAATAATGGGAAATAATGATACATTAAATCCTCCAACTGTGAAGAAGGCTTATACAGCCACACTCGCGGATGGGTAACACTAATGCTACACACGCAACCAGCGGTCGAGTGCATTGGACCCCGCAGGACGAAAGAGAAGGTGGACAGGCGTGTAAGTCCGGCAATCCTCCCTGGCAAAATGCGAGATCCGGTGTTTCGAAGTGAGAGTAAGGAGCGAGATAACGGCTGGGCTTCCGTTACGGTTGTGTTCCGATGGGGACGCCATCGTTGCGCGCGGGGAAGAGCGGAGGAAACGGAAATCGTTTATGCCGTATAAGACCATGAAATGAATCCCCATAAAAGAATAATAATGGAATTTTACTACTtgaaatgaactaaaaaatagTATTTATTTCCCGAAAACAAATAAAACCTGAAGAACAGATGTATCATAATCTTTTTGAGCCCAATAATAGTCTAATGAAACAAAAGCTGATGTAATCTTGACcacgagattgctaaagttgataTGAATATACATGTAATATGATAACTAAGCAAAAGCTGATACAGTCTCGATCACAAGATTGCTGTGCTACAGATGAGATTCTCCCTTGTCACAAATAACCAATACTTTTGTGTCTTTCTGTAACTTTGCTGGGAGTACCAATCCTTCCATTCCCTCCTCCTGCAGTTGTTGGACAGTATGTATATACAGAACCCAACCATGAGCTTGCGCTGTGCTTAAACACCCCTCGAGCATCACCTGATTCCTGCCATGGCCCTTGTCCTTGTGCTTGGGGTGGCTCCTCAGGGACAGTGTTGACCCCATGCCACCTTGATGATGGCTGTCTTGTGTGCGTGACTGTGAATTATTGTGGCCACCTGCATGCGGGGCTCAATCACGAGtctcatgagagagagagagaagagatgaGTCTCAAGTGGCATTTTGCTGAGATAAAgtaacacacagagagagagagagagagagagagaagagatgaGTCTCAAGTGGCATTTTGCTGAGATAAAGTAACACAGGCAGTATTGCTTGCATGCTCTTTTACTTTTTCTTTCAGCAGTGCAGTGTCCCCATGGTGATGCAGTACACTGATAGGTCCATGATTGCATGAAGTGACATTGTAGAAGAAGGTTTGGTGAGGTGTGAGGAGACAAAGAAGGGTCTGTGAGTCAGTGCCTAGAAGACTTACTTTTACTGATGTCAGTGAAGTAAGTAGAAATCAGGGGATCAGTTTGGTTGGGATAGAAGGACAATAGACTTTGGGAGGGAAGTTTTGGGCTGTAATTGAACTCAAATATGAACTTGTTTAGGGTTTGTACATTTCACATGGATGGATCACATTCTTACATCCCAATTGTCCACTTCCGTCAGCTTCATTTGTCATGGTGGGTTCTTGAATTCCTTGTGAGTACTTTTTTATGTCATGTGCATGATTTTGAAGTTTGGATCATGATAAATGCACAACATTCCTACCTCTAAGAGGCAGTTCTTTGGGAAATTAAAGAGAGAAGTGAATATTTAGGAAAAAAATGGTAAGAATGAAAATGCTCATGTTTATGTTATACACTACAAGCAAAATAGTTATGTCAAATTGCGGCAGAATGATTCTTAATGTTTTCTCCAAGAAGACAAATGCCAGTTTGTAACCAATCCATTTTTAGTGAGCTGAAACATTGTCACAAATTTGACCACATATAACAAAACTCAACTACCACCAGTTCTTGATGATTGAGACATCGATCGACACTTACGAGTTGGATTGAATGATTTATAGACACCTTTAACACCTTAAGGTGCTTCACTTCTTGAGTTTAGATACACACAACACGGCCCATTCCTTGCATAAATCATCCAACGATGCACAGGCAAGGCAAAGACATCCGAAATAATAGAAGGATTCAAGGATGTCCGAAAAATAAACCATCTTGATAATCACAGCACAGTGAAGTATAATCGCAAGGTGATGTGTTAGATTATATAAAGTATTATTCTATTTGTACCCTCATCCGAAGATCCCACCAACCCACCCATGTCTTTCAATCCCATCTGCTTCATGAAGTTCTGGAGGCCACCCATGCCACCGATCTGCTTCAGCATCTGCGGTGGTAGGACCTTGCTCATGTGCCATGCATTCATGTTCCGAGACAATGCACTCATTTCACCTTTCTGAGATCTTGAACTACCCCTTCATCTCGCTGCACATCTTTGCGAAGCGCGCTTGTGTTCCTCCAGCATTTCTGTGACATCTCTGACTGACCTTTCCGAACCCCTCGCAGTGTGCAGTGTATGGTATTCATTCATCAGTTTTGGGTTTGTGCCGTCCAGCTCTGGGTGGCACAGAAGAGCAGTGTCGGGATATATCATTCCACTGGAATTAGATCTCTACAGGAATACATATAATTAAGGGACATGTTACCTGCATTTGTCATGGAATCCATTATTGTCATAAACAGCTTGATTTTTGCTTGACTTTCCTTTTCATGACCTTCTGACATCAACTTGGCACTAAACCAAGGTAGCATAGAGAATAACTGAACGTAACAGAAATACCGAGCCCCTCATTAGATGATCGAAAAGATTAGAAAAAGAAATCAGATTCTGCTGAGATCAAATAAATCCTGAGATACAGGAAGAATCAAACCCAAAGGAATACAATGACCAGAGAAACAGAATAATTTAAACGAAAGTGGTCAAGATATAATACATggttattatttttcaaaaaaagtgaagaaaatacTGGTGAAAACTAAATATTCAAAACCATATGTCAACCTGACCTGTAGGACCCATTTTGAGAAATGTTTTTGAACAGCTGGCACATAAGCCGCAGGGTAAAGCCTCCTTTGGAGAGCTTTTGAAAAAGCTCAGGTTGTTGATCAGTAGGTACAACTTCATGAATTTTGTCCATGAATCCAGACCAGTTACCCATACCAATAAACAAGCGGTGATAAGTATCATTACAGGAGGAGAGATCCGAGCATCAAAGATTATAGCTCACCTAAAAGACGACTGACAAATGGCTTGACATCGAAattttcaaactcctccatgtgcTCTCCTGTTCCAATAAAGGGGCTGGTCTTTTGGTGGCTGCAACTCTGCAAGCAAACCAAGTAGCAATAATCACTATCTATTTTAACAGAAAAACTGGGAGTCAAATGTAAATTCAAATTTGTATATGCAACAAACACAAGTTTCTATACGTTGGAAAAAAAGTGTCTGTGAAATATAATTACAGCTTGCTATATAATCATATCATGTGCTATACAAGACAACATTGTATAGTGCAATACAATTTCCTATTGTTTCCAATGGACAATTCAAAAATTTTCTCAAGGAAGGTA harbors:
- the LOC135623647 gene encoding protein tesmin/TSO1-like CXC 2, translated to METPQRGKTGGASLSKFEDSPVFNFINNLSPIRPVKSTDSAHIPHTYQSLNFASLSSIFSSPHANPPRVTRNLTGPPSTDLSRREEFLENVGESSLCSEVSDVVRPSRFTATTQDNCNITCSFNEAAIDPPEHCPILPSTLPQSSQYDSGSPDHNTKMKFELDLGHAPAELVPFVQNDIDRRKILFTMEAGVQENHPLELNKDEVEGVQENLIFDDAEDMLIFDSFMEPVVHERGGEEVIGNDVTSFVSLLSNYTENVDQLQKTQPDIPHGPCVQDITQDLQLKCSEDSRKKKPETEHGKKMLSVTHQNQVDDHKQHGIHRRCLVFEVAGISQRNIYGDSSHNQSTTLPSKSRNIFDANLKPAISPSLCAFPGIGLHLNALATTSMDRMVKNETLAPGKQLITMPCPIDPFASATTGRNSPQKSLAIEADLLTSGEIEDLQVTYDAAAKDISLGNCEELSQGSPKKKRCKSENGGESEGCKRCNCKKSKCLKLYCECFAAGVYCSEPCSCQGCFNKPIHEDTVLATRKQIESRNPLAFAPKVIRTSEAGVEMRDDANKTPASTRHKRGCNCKKSNCLKKYCECYQFGVGCSISCRCEGCKNAFGRKEGVGEIEHVEEETDAYDKEKEGLDDGPQIAKVQIDERNSFGNILPITPHQSCRRSIKLPSSSSAKPPRVSKLSIGRSPGLYGSHILWKSEILLSQDKSENKINANFEDDTPTILKSNASPTTSIKIASPNRKRVSPPHIGVGLSPPNRRSCRKLILKSIPPFPSLDNDDASTEHPLSYSCNSSFSSSTVN